The genomic segment ATAAAAAATTATCCTCATACTTTCTTTTTGGGATAGTGATTTTTATTGTAAATCTTTTTTCTTGCAAAACATTCTCAATCCATGCGAACACGTTTTTCTTAGAGAGGTCCCAAACCAAAATCCAAGTTCCCATCAATTGGACCCCAGAAAATCCTCTCCAACAAGTGATTGAATTTCAAAACTGGAAACTAATTTTCTATAGTAGCAGTTTTTCCCGAGGAGAAGCCTTTTACTTCGAGATATTACCCATAGACTCTTTGGAACACTCACATCAAGCAAATCATCAGCTCTTTTATAAAACCATCCAACGAGTAATCCCCATAAACAAAAAGCCATTCGGTTTTAATGGATTGTACGTGTTTCCTCCTAACCTCAAAGAAGAAAACAATGAATTCCAATGGAAAATCCAACAAAACAACGAAGAATTCACTAAAGACTTTACCCTAAAAATCCATCTTCGTAAGTATCCTGTAGCTGATAAAAAACTGGTTTTTGAAAAAAAGCGACTTTCCAAAGAAGAAGAAATAGAACTCAATGAAAGGATTCAAAAAGAGCGGTTTGTGAAAAAAAATGCCTTTGATGAAGTTCTTCCGAATTTACTTACAAACCATCTTTCTCATCCTCGAGACTATCATTACGTCACCTCAGAGTGGCATAAAATCCGAACCTATCAGTATTACGAAATCATTGATGGAAAAAAGGTTTTTTACTCCCCCTATCAAGGTATCCACAAGGGTGTGGATTTAAGAGGCAATGAAGGCGATTTGGTGTTTTCGATCGCAAACGGAAAAGTCGTGATTGCTGATGATTTTTACTTCGAAGGCAGGTTCGTCTTGATAAATCACGGAAATAAAGTATTTTCTGGCTACATGCATCTGAAGGACCTTTTTGTGTCAAAGGATCAATTCATCCAAGCTGGAACACCGATTGGCACAGTGGGAGCTACTGGAAGAGCTCTCGGAGCTCATTTGCATTATTCTTTGTGGATTGACGGCTTTAATACTGATCCTCTGAGTATTTTTTCTTTACCCATTCGATAAATTATATGTAATACATAAAAACGTCATCTTGGTTTTCTAACTTGTTGAGAAACTCCTTCAAATTAATCGAAAGCATTTCTTGGATTTTTTCATCGATTTCTTTCCAGAATAATCCAGCTCTACCAGAAGAAATATCACTCTTTGGATCCAGTATGCTTAAATCTCCCTCTAAGCACTTTAATACTTCATAGAGAGTGATGGCTTCAGGTTCTTTTGATAAACGATAACCTCCATCAGCCCCCCGACTGCTTTCCACATAACCACATTTTTTTAAAATATTCATGATTTGTTCTAAGTATTTGATGGGGATGTTTTGTCGTTCTGAGATTTCTTTTGATTTTATCCAGTGATTTTCGTTAGAATTTTTGACCAAGTCTAAAAGGATTTTGATGCCATACCTTCCTTTGCTTGTGATTTTCATGCTCTACTTTTCTATTCGAGGGAGCTCATCGTTTCGACCATTCTTATATCGGGAGCAAGAGTTCTGAGGTATTTATCGAAATATAAAAATTGTTTTAGAATAAGTCCAAATTCCCGTGGGAAGCGAATCCCATTTTCTTTTGCTACTTGGATGATTTTTAAAAACTTCTTGTTGATTTCTTCTTCGGTGAGTTCTTCTGAAATCATGCTGTCCCATTGTTGGAGAGTCTCAAAAGCTAATTTTAAATCTTGAGCAAACTTGTCTTTGCTGATTGCTTGTTTTGCAATACCTGCTTGCATCAAACCTTCTGCTAAAAGAAGATAATCAAGAGGTTCAGCTTCCATTGCTAATACAATCTTTTGTAAACCCTGCCAAGTTTTTTGGGAAATCCTCCCCACAATGCCAAAATCAATAAATGCCACTCTGCCATCAAAAAGCACCATTAAGTTTCCAGAGTGTAAGTCAGCATGGAAGAAATCATTTTCGACCAGACTGAGAAACCACGTTGTTAGCGTTTTTATCATCATTTCTTTTGGATCTGGAACGATCTTTTTTACGGCTTCGAAATCCCAGAAGGGAACCCCATAAAGCCTTTCCATTGTGATTACTCGACTCGTAGTTAAGTGGTCATATATTTTCGGCACGGTGGCATGCGGGATTTGATATTTTTCTAAAAACCTTCGAAAGTCTTTTGTGTGTTTAGCCTCTAAGATGAAATCACATTCGTTGATCATGCTTTTTTGAAGGTCCTCAACCAGTTCTGATAATGAAAG from the Leptospiraceae bacterium genome contains:
- a CDS encoding M23 family metallopeptidase, which translates into the protein MIFIVNLFSCKTFSIHANTFFLERSQTKIQVPINWTPENPLQQVIEFQNWKLIFYSSSFSRGEAFYFEILPIDSLEHSHQANHQLFYKTIQRVIPINKKPFGFNGLYVFPPNLKEENNEFQWKIQQNNEEFTKDFTLKIHLRKYPVADKKLVFEKKRLSKEEEIELNERIQKERFVKKNAFDEVLPNLLTNHLSHPRDYHYVTSEWHKIRTYQYYEIIDGKKVFYSPYQGIHKGVDLRGNEGDLVFSIANGKVVIADDFYFEGRFVLINHGNKVFSGYMHLKDLFVSKDQFIQAGTPIGTVGATGRALGAHLHYSLWIDGFNTDPLSIFSLPIR
- a CDS encoding Rrf2 family transcriptional regulator: MKITSKGRYGIKILLDLVKNSNENHWIKSKEISERQNIPIKYLEQIMNILKKCGYVESSRGADGGYRLSKEPEAITLYEVLKCLEGDLSILDPKSDISSGRAGLFWKEIDEKIQEMLSINLKEFLNKLENQDDVFMYYI
- a CDS encoding AarF/UbiB family protein, which translates into the protein MWDYVLKNSFRLWNVFSVLGKKGIQLIPNPNVPLPRLLRETFEELGVTYIKLGQFIASAPSFFPEEYVMEFQKCLDQTEPVPFSVIEKILVEEFRKPLSSIFDSIEEKPIASASIAQVHGAVLKDGTDVVLKIQKPGVKDVILTDTNFLYFAAKLFEFLVPEVERLSLSELVEDLQKSMINECDFILEAKHTKDFRRFLEKYQIPHATVPKIYDHLTTSRVITMERLYGVPFWDFEAVKKIVPDPKEMMIKTLTTWFLSLVENDFFHADLHSGNLMVLFDGRVAFIDFGIVGRISQKTWQGLQKIVLAMEAEPLDYLLLAEGLMQAGIAKQAISKDKFAQDLKLAFETLQQWDSMISEELTEEEINKKFLKIIQVAKENGIRFPREFGLILKQFLYFDKYLRTLAPDIRMVETMSSLE